The Rosa rugosa chromosome 1, drRosRugo1.1, whole genome shotgun sequence genomic sequence ccaggtgagtagagagatgtcggtggagcaaggctcgcttaagtaccacttatctcaaaaccttcctagacatcacacttacattgagtacgcctactttgaagaaagactaatagcattggcatctactacaaaaataatatggcaattgcctacatctcttggaaaataaaaagagttaatcaaaatcgccagtttctgggtcttgatccttgtagtcttccacccttagatcgagatctccattttgatcttcttgttccatgtaatttgcctcccttgcttcacgatacatcttgtatgcgtttgcaacgttctgggatgcagtacacttctttgcccaatgtccacttgatccacatctgagacaagcatcattatggtcaggttcccttgatcgaggcgatCTGTGAGCGTTTTGGGGACagttattgcctttggtggcgttagcaccataaccggaggcctctctctctcttcacacgtttacctccatggttccgtgcacgcctatcttggcggtttccttcctctttagggcgagaatatggaccagaaagtccagaatTATCcttactcttagggtttcgctccttgcgtcctcccttggaggcgtgACTATAATTAGAGTCAggatttgacttggttcccacgggtctagagttatagttcttcacaagtatgttgtcgtgcttttcagctacgttcaaggcaccaattagctcatgaaatcttgtgatgcgtctagcattgacatcaatccgatagtttttggctatcatcaatgcagagacggggaaggtggagagagtcttcttgatcaacatcgtatcagtgatattctgtccacagaattccatcatagacttgatacgaagtgcttctgaattgtagtcaagtacagacttgaaatcacataagcggaggctatgccatctcacttctaagtctggaagcagggaatcacggacgttgccaaaacgctacTCGAGTTCTACCCTTactcttcttgggtcttcctcattgaggtactcattttggagcgcgtcattcatgcgccttgtcatgagaataatggctttagcttcattcgcctctctcgtagctctatttgcttcaaaagcagcaacGTGTTGAGGAGttcgcacgtcctgacttggctcttggatcgtactcaggatcccatcagccttaagatgctggcgcacatcacggacccacttgtggtatccagcgcctgttgtctctagtggagcgaagctcaacttgttcaggttactcatcctgaaaaaacaacaagaaaatagggttagtttcggagcgaagaaggctaccacgaaaaactataaaatttcttagcgtggtcgcttccaagaaattagggattttctgagcgtagtcgcttccaagaaaatccgattccaagaggggttttggattagatcgaaacgacgatgtatgtggtcgatcgttttcttctcaacaaactctaagtttggaggactctacaagctccaagcttggagtgagcacgaacccccacagttcggctattggtctctcctatgaagaagaaaggggggtagaagaagggatgttggaagtccccgagaaaagaagaagaaattgaaaaacttcaaaaaaggggaacttttagaaaagatttaccttgaaaagtggtcggaaattctTGACCGGAAATTTACTGtagatggccggaaaaagtcaccggaaagtgGCCGAAAAAGGTTGACCGACGTTGACCGGTCGTTGACTGAGGTTGACCGGAGGTGCTGACTTGGCAGGCTGACTGGATGCTGACTGTGTGCTGACGTGGCTGATGACGCAaggctgacgtcagtgggcttCGGGCTGCTGGGCTTCTAGGCTTTTCTTTCACTTTGGGCCGAAGCTTTGGGCTGCTGGGCTGGGTTAACTGAGAAACTGAGGTAGGCAGCGGTTCGGTGGTGCAGTCCCTTCAGGCGGCCGGTTCGGGTGGTTctaggccggttccggtgacGAGGTTTCCGGTTCCCGAAATCTGGGAACGAGATGCAGCTTGGGACAAAAGGTGGCCTTGAGGGGTGGACGAGAAGGTGGCAAACCAGGATGGAGATCTTCGGATTCTTCTAGGGAGGCCGGTTTGGGCACTTCCGATGGCCGGTTCAGGTTGATTCCGGCCTGTTCTGGATTCCTGGAGTTGAGATTTTCAAAGTGGGCGGCGGtagtttctgggatttgaaggctacgaatttggggtttcagggttagggcttcgtgctgataacgtgttgtagagcaactgaaattgagagaaatttgctgtgtgttctcattgataataggggcctctttatatagaggattacaatgcatagagtttgaatcatacaaggaaagataatctctagattcttctaattaaaccctattaccactaggtcaagtaacctagagtttgggccaaccacaaattagggtttacttgaacagtgCATAATTTTTCACCAaaacctattcaaccacctctAGGCACCAGAGACCATTGATCAGTTGTTGATTAGTGTTACAAAGGGGGAGGCCGGGAGGGTTTTGTCGGAGGCTCTGGCTGAGCCCAATTGTTTTGATTAACTTGGGCCTATTCTATGTAGGAACATCGATAAATACTTGGGCAGGCAGCTCATCTATTGACCAATATTTACTATTTAGCCCAGTCCAGTAAAGCAATTAAATGTTGAAATTTGCAGAAAATTGTCCTCAAAATTCCTCAAGAATTTTCACCAGACGATTATACAAAACGTAACTGAAGATGGAAGTGCATGAACTTTGGgtgtcatgactcatgagaaCCCGATGACATTAATATGGTTAGTGATACAAAATGTAACTGAAGATGGAAATGCATGAATTTTGGGTGTGATGACTCATGAGAACCCAATGACATAATATGGTTAGTGATACTTCGTAAATCATTCGAAGCTCGTGTGGAGGAAGATGATTTCCATAATACTTTTGAGTACAACAAATTTGTAACCATACAATAAATATCGATCTGGTGTTTATCTAGTGCTTATTAGATTCCTAATTTCCTATTTAATCGTGTTTCAATAGAAGTCTTAAATACTAATCTCTTGGTTtcctccaaaaaaaataaaaaacctaaCTTTTGGGTGCTATAAACTCGTAAAATAGActattcaatttcaaaaccttGGCGAAGCTATCAGTTTAGCAGTGTTGTTATTCATTGGTCATAGTGGTAAATGAAATTCTTTACCCGGTACAATAGTTTTCTTAAGATCATCAATTTCTCCTACTTTTCAAGTTTGCAGGCTGAAATTGTGTACACCCCTACATTATACCCAGATCCCCGTCTCCCTGATGGTTAAACTTGACAACTAAATCGTTATACTTAGCAATCCTAGTACCCTACTATAAGCCTAATAGTTAGGCTAGTTAAGTTGAATTTAACTGCTATTTAAATTTAAACCAGAAAATAGTTAATGGATTCACTTGACAAAGACAGAAATGGGCCAGCTCAAATGGAATCTCCAATGTAGTCAACAAGATTATCAACTTGTTTGAGGCCCCATCACAAAACATCACACCACTTCTAAAATCGGGAAATGTCTTAAACCAAACAATCTTACTCACGACATAGCTAACCAACCAATTAAATCTCAAAAACTTAAATACTCTATTAAATTAAAATTTCAATCTCCTATTTTTCAAGTAAGTAAAATAGAAGAATCCTAATGGTCCGACCGCTTCGCACACCTCGCACACGTGTTTTGGCTAGTTCCAAATAGAGGACCCCACGTAGCAAGATAGCCAAGTGGAATCCGACGTCAATCCTACGAAATCCAATCTCGAAATCCAAAACGTTTTGAAGTTGTTAGGAACCAACGAAAGCGCGCACAGAACGACACCCataggaaggaaggaaggaacgCTGGGAGTCCCCACTCAATTCCTTTCAATTCAATAAATGACTTGTAACATTTTTCAAAGACTCCATTTTCGCTTCCCCCTCCCCTCAATAATTTGGATCACGTTTTCAATAACTTAGCCTTCGCATTTTCGCCTATATAGTATAAAAATCTCTGGCCGtcggaggctttgagagcaaGTCAACCCGTAATCTCCGCCTTCCGCGTTTTCTCTCTACTTTTTGGATCCGAAATCCATTACCTTTATACATCCCATGTTTCAGATTCTCTTCGTCTTCCGAATCAAAGTTTAGCTGCTCAGATTGGCTAATGCTACAGCCTCATAGCTCCCACAGGTCCTGCTCCAACTAAATTTCAACTCTTTTCTACATTTTATGTTCATCATCAAGCTTAAAGATTCCGCCTTTGAATTTCCCAttatacgttttttttttttgtctgcgTCCAATCCAAACATAGTTTGTTTGACATGTGGAAATCATGCATTGAATGGATTTTGAAATTGACAGTTTTCCAGAAAAGGggtttctttttatatatataggatttaaATAATTGCAGGTTTAGTCTGAAAATGGCCAACTCCAGCTCTCGGTCTGATTTCTTGAAGAGTTTCAAGATTCCCAAGTATGTACTTGAATCCGAATCAAAGCGTGATGGGGAAGATTGTGATGAGCCCGAGTGTCCAGTTTTGGTGTTTATCAACTCCAAAAGTGGTGGTCAGCTTGGTGGCAATCTTCTTGTGACGTATCGTCAGCTCCTCAATGACTGGCAGGTAGATTGTTAATGATGAGATGTTGTTAGATTTTTAGGGGTTGAATTAGTATTTTGGTTGCTGTTAGCTCATGTTCTAGCTGCATTTTTAGGTTTTTGATGTGGGGGAAGAGGCTCCGGATAAGGTGCTGCACCGAATTTATGTCAATCTAGAAAGGCTCAAGCGCAATGGGGATAAATTTGCTACCAAGATTCAAGAGAAACTGAGGATAATTGTGAGTCGAATTATATAATCAACATCAGTGGTGTGTGTTTTCTTGACCTTGAGGTGTTATCCATGGTCTTTCTGACATGTGAAGCAAACTCTTTTAAGGCTGCAGGTGGTGATGGAACTGCTGGCTGGCTTCTTGGTGTTGTTTCTGATCTGAAATTAGCTCATCCGCCACCGATAGCAACAGTACCCTTAGGAACTGGAAACAATCTTCCATTTGCATTTGGCTGGGTATGTATTTCCTATCCTGAGAGCTTTGTGTGCTTGAAGATGTGCAGTCAACAAGTTTCTCCATTTCTTGATTTGACACATATCTTGCAATAACCCTCAAGTAGCACTGCCATGTTTGGATTTGCTCCacttttaaatttttgaataataacacacacacacacacagatatgtATGTATCAGGGGTAAAGTAGTGCAGCAATTGATTCCTCGACTTGTGCATGCATGACATTCTGTTTGGCTATTCCAGGGGAAGAAGAATCCTGGAACAGATCAACATGCTGTGGAGTCCTTTTTGCGTCAAGTAAAGGGAGCCAAGGAAATGAAGATAGACAGGTTTCACAATCAAAAATGATTCTTCTACATATTATTGATATTCcaaatgctgtaattcacagtACTGCTGCCTAGATAACGTCGATCTTATCATTTTAAATCATCTTCTagggaatatattgttgtataTTCTACCTGTCTCTAGATGATGAAGTTTTGAAGTATTAATTCTTCGACAACAAATTTTGTTCATGCATCTCCCTTTTGTTTAGGCCAGTTATACATCTGCTTTGCAGTTTTGACCATTACTCTATTCTAagtaaattgaaattttgatttcgCTTTTCTTCATAATGATCTAGCTGGCACCTTCTCATGAGGATGAAGATTCCAAAAGGAGGTCCATTGGATCCCATTGCACCTCTTGAGCTACCCCATTCTTTGCATGCCTTTGGCCGTGTCTCTGACACAAACGAGCTGAACATGGTAACTATCCTCCATCTCTATCACAGTTAAATTTGTTAAGCCAAAAGAACCAGTTCCATTGTTCCAAAGAGTAGCAGGCAGAGAAGTTAAGTTTGTTTGGCAACTAAATCAAGCTGTCTTTTAGGATGTCTATTGTTTAATTTTTGCAGAAGAATGAATCTAATTTGGATAGACTTAACTTTATTGGTTTTAGTGCTAGCAACTCTCTGTTTTCAATTGTAATGGAATCATTCTAAAAATTCCCTTCTGTGGTATTCCGATTCCGAAGGTGTAACCTAGGCAACGAAAAAGGGGCACCCCTTGGTTCTTTTTCAGTTAGGAATCAAGTGTTACACAAATTGTTAAAGAAGTATCATGTCAATATGTTTCTTTGAAAAGTTTGAATGCTCTACACTATAGACAAGTAACAATCTTGGTCTGTTCTTATACATGCAAATGTTGGAATGCTTTTGCAGGAGGGCTTCCATACATTTCGTGGGGGATTTTGGAATTACTTCAGTATGGGTAAGAGTGCTTCCCTTGGATTCTTTCACGTAGTATGAAGTTTATGTGCAAACTTATCTGAGTCTTTCTAGTCACTATCTCCTTTTGTGTGTCCATTTAGTTAAATCCCGCCATAGACACTTGTCAGCAGTGAACTTTGCTTCAACttatctctcttttttctttcacgTATAAGCTGGCTAATTGTTGGTCACTATCCTCTTTTACTAAACTTTGTTCTTTTCTGAAGTTAACACTACTTTCTTATGGTTTTCTTAGGAATGGATGCTGAAGTATCATATGCGTTTCATTCAGAGCGGAAGTTGCATCCTGAAAAGTTTAAAAATCAGTTAGTTAATCAGGTATGCACTTCCTGCAAGTTCATTATGATTCAGGGACATCATGTAGCAACATGATAACTAATATTTGACTTCGGCAAATTTATAATGTGTGCACAAACTCAAAGAGTAGGATGCAACATCCACCATAGATGTTAAACAGAGCAGGTTTGAACTTAAAACATGTGCATGACTTGAAAGATTAATTGTTATGGATTCTTAAACTTGATCCTAATGCATCAGTAATGGGCAATTATAAGAAATTCCTTTCAACTGATATGGGCTGGTTTAGAGAAACTTTCGGGCTTACAATTCTGTAAATTAAAACTGCTTGAATAAATCCTTTAAAGCATTCTTGTCATCCAGTGTAACTGCATTTTGCACAGTGCATATTCTGACctactctttttctttttataatccTGTATGCAGTCTACTTATGCAAAGCTTGGGTGTACACAAGGCTGGTTTTCTCCTTCCCTTTCTCAGAATTCTGCCCGGTGAGCATTTATGTTTTAGGAAGTTTTCGGTTAGCCTTCAAAATTAAACAGGTCCATATATTTAGGGTCTGGAATGGCTTCCAAATTTGTTTTTAGGAGTTTGTTCTCTTATTTATGTCTGCATGCTAACTTTCTAGCACCTTATCCCTGATGACAAGTTAATTATCTCTTCAAAATAGGAATATAGCTCAATTTGCCAAGGTGATGATTATAAAAAACCATGGGGATCAATGGGAAGAGCTCCTCCTTCCTCACAGGTAAATTGTTGTCTATTATAATTTAGTCGAACCTGATGGTCCTTGATTAATGCCAAGTGCTGTATTTTGACCTGCATGTAAATTACTTTTCCGGTTGATTTAAGAGAATGGTCCATACCGATTATGTCCATTGTTTAGTTATCAGttttatttatgtatttttttaatCCTTATTTTAATTTATATGCTTGTTTGCCGACTTCACTTTTCTAACTGCAAATTTCCCTGAACTACTTCACTACTTGTACTATGTTTTCCccctgttttctttgttttcatgggtggtggtggtgaactGCTGACAGATATTCCGcgcaccccccccccccccccccaactctAGTTCAATTCTAGTGGTTCTGCAGAAGTATGTTATATAGATGTTCTTGCTTCTGCTTATTTGTTCCTCATAGTTCATAAATGAAGGGGCGTTACTGCTATCTTCCAccagtgccaacacagattcaATGTTTATTTTGCAAGAGAGCATTATCTCTTGCACAGGGGTTAAATTGAATCTGATTTTTTTTACTCCTCTTTGGTACTTGACGTAGTTTCAGTAATTTCCTTTGATTTCTCTCTCACCTAATATCCTATTATGCTTTACTAATGTTTTGTGTTTCAATGTACAACAGCATCAAGTCGATAGTCTGCCTCAATTTGCCTAGCTTTTCTGGTGGATTTAATCCTTGGGGAACACCACGTAGACGGAAGTATAATGTGGGTCCAATTGTTTTACTTTTCCTCAGTCTTTCCATATATAGGGAAAATGACCTTtgcataaagtaattgatggcTTCCCAAGTTCTTTATTTCTTAGATCTAACACATATATTGTTGGATGATGACTTTACAGGCATTCACCCCTCCATTTGTAGATGATGGCCATTTAGAGGTTGTAGGTTTTACTTCTGCTTGGCATGGACTTGTATTGCTTGCGCCAAATGGACATGGGACTCGTCTTGCTCAGGTAAGAACTATAAAATGGTTTTGTGGGTCTAGCAAAGATCCAAGACTAATCTGCAGGAGTGAAGTAGAGGCTGAAAATCTGTTCATGAATGATTTATTTTATCCAGTGTTATACCTTATTTTGATTCCATGCTGTTCTTATTGGTCATAGGCCCACCGAATCAAATTTCTGTTTTACAAAGGTGCAATTGATCATACGTACATGAGAATTGATGGGGAACCCTGGAAGCAACCCCTTCCATCTGATGATGACACTGTGATGGTGGAAATCTCTCACCTTGGCCAGGTCAACATTCTCGCTACGAATGGCTGCAGGTCTAAAAGTATGCACAATCCCTTAACACCTAGAGCTCAGGAAGAGGAAGGAGTTGACTCAGATGAAGAAAATCTTGAAGCAGAGTTCAGAAAGTTTGGTGCAGCAGACACATTCAAGCTTCCGGACGAAATTGATATTTCTCGTCTTAGTTAACCAAAACCCTTATCAAGTCATACTTTGTGAGTGATTGATTTCTCTCACTATCATCTTAGCTTAGTATCAATCAGTGAAGATCTTTTTTATCTTATTCTTTGGTGAAGGATTGGTATTAGCTGTAAATTATTGGGTTGTATTTCTGGAATATACTTGCTTCATTTTTACGTAAAAATCACTTCCATGTGGCCATCGACCATTTCGGTGTGTCAGTACTGGTTTTAAATCCGTCAATTTCAGCGATGATGCATATATGGGCACCATTTGGCTCCTTCCTTAAAGGCTTTTTTAGTTATCTTGCTCCTTGGTTGTTAAAGATTACTACCATGTGCTATACGTAATAATCATGAAGGGTGATAGAGAAACAGAAAGAGAACTAATGAAAATTAGATTTTTACATAATTTGATATGTGATTGAGTTCAAGTTGTAACCTATAACACATTTTTGTAATTCAAAAGGGATATTTATGTGGAAACATACAATGTAGCCGGCTCAACATTGCAAACAATACACCAAAATGCAAGCCTACAAGCTGATGGAAGGTACGTGCCTGAAGTGTAAAAACTCCACCTCTATCTTGAAACCATTAAAGATTTGGGGTTTTGCAGTATGGAGAGCTATAGAGAGCGATCAGCTTTCCCAGATAACCCCAACTACAGGCCCATATATTGGGGCTCCCCCAAACACGTTGCAATGGCTTCATTAGCCTTCTGTGCTCCTGCCCTttcttcccttttcttcttctccctgaAAACCAAAATCATTGCTTAATACTACCGTCACCAACAGGAAAACAGTAAAAGAATCTTTTCATTCTTTGCGAATCAGAGATAAGAAAAGGTCAAATAAAGCAATGAATTTGACTTCTAGAAGGCCTTGGGGATTACACGGAGTTGATTGTGGTGCttcagaaccaaaaaaaaaaaaaaaaatggtataaCAGCATCAACTCGTGGTTGTCATTTGAATTGTAAGTACAGATGTATACTTGACTGGAATGCAAGAACCTTCAAATTTCAAGAACTCATATTTAAAGAATTTATCCTTTATGCATTCTAAtgtttgcaaattttcaaccttTTAGTTGGGTTCAGAACAGGAGGTTTGAACCTTAACAAAACTTTAGTCGAACTAGAATATTATTATCCTGTATATCTGTGTATCTATCATATGTTATTGCTATATATTGGATTATTGGTGTTGTACAGAGGGATTTGTTACCTGGCCACATATTCCTTTAGCAGTTCTTTTGCCTGAACCAGCTTAGAAAGTAGATTGCGGTATACATCAAGGTCCCGGTCCACACTTCTTTTCTCAATGTTTAAGGCTGCACACAACTGTTTGAGAGCAAACAAAGTGTAAGTACTGAAACATTGTTCATACACAAACACACAGACAACAAAACTCATTGAAATATGTATGTCTCTTATTTTAACTCAAATCACTAACTCCTCTTCAGAAGCCACAAGAAATATTAAAATCAAAAGCTCATCCTTATGTGTGTATAACTTTCATAACAACTTTCAGCTGTATTTGTTAATATCGATATATATATGGTTCACGTGAGTAAAGTGACAGACTTAAATAGTTAGGGGAGAGCTAAATCAGTTATAAGTTTGTATaacattaattaattttttttactgaTGATAAGAGGCATGTCTAACCTTTTCCAATACTGTTGGTTCAGTTGCATTTGCCAACTCAAGAAGACGAAAGAGCCCAACCGCAAAGAAGCGACTATAGCTAAAACTTCCTTTGCCACCTGCTCTTTCTGCAATGTCCTTCAATATCCCCTCAACTTCTCCTTCTTTGGACGGAAATTCAATCAACGAACTAGAAGTCTGAGCCCGAGCCCACTCTTCCAACTTTTTTGCATCAGCTCTGTAGCGATTAGCACAAACTTATCTAGTAAATATGGAGACTCTTCTAAAATATATAAGATAGAGATTCATCAAAGTTAACCGAAGTTTTACACGCATATGAAATTCTTAATGGAAATACACATTTGTAGTGTAAGGAATCTCTGACTTCTTAGACCTGAAGTTTACATTTTGGATACAcgagaaaaggaagaaaatcaTTTCCAAGGTTACaaattaaaaactaaaaattcGTACCTATTCAATTAGAGCAAAGAAAACAcatatttctttttctcagACTATCAAAATCAGgacaaaaatgaaagaaatgctTAAAAATTATCATTCCTTTTTTGATGAATCTTACACCCATTAGCTTTCCATTCAATTTCCCCTGAACAAAACAGAGGCTTCTACGGATGTGTCTCAGATTATTATAGCACGTAAACTCTTATCTTTCT encodes the following:
- the LOC133726114 gene encoding diacylglycerol kinase 5-like; amino-acid sequence: MLQPHSSHRFSLKMANSSSRSDFLKSFKIPKYVLESESKRDGEDCDEPECPVLVFINSKSGGQLGGNLLVTYRQLLNDWQVFDVGEEAPDKVLHRIYVNLERLKRNGDKFATKIQEKLRIIAAGGDGTAGWLLGVVSDLKLAHPPPIATVPLGTGNNLPFAFGWGKKNPGTDQHAVESFLRQVKGAKEMKIDSWHLLMRMKIPKGGPLDPIAPLELPHSLHAFGRVSDTNELNMEGFHTFRGGFWNYFSMGMDAEVSYAFHSERKLHPEKFKNQLVNQSTYAKLGCTQGWFSPSLSQNSARNIAQFAKVMIIKNHGDQWEELLLPHSIKSIVCLNLPSFSGGFNPWGTPRRRKYNAFTPPFVDDGHLEVVGFTSAWHGLVLLAPNGHGTRLAQAHRIKFLFYKGAIDHTYMRIDGEPWKQPLPSDDDTVMVEISHLGQVNILATNGCRSKSMHNPLTPRAQEEEGVDSDEENLEAEFRKFGAADTFKLPDEIDISRLS